The Erigeron canadensis isolate Cc75 chromosome 4, C_canadensis_v1, whole genome shotgun sequence genome window below encodes:
- the LOC122597520 gene encoding calcium-dependent protein kinase 2-like, with translation MDFLTGHIIRGKYVVVKALGQGSSAKVYECEDMQTRKHYAVKVVKKAYQSEESSIMKKLSHPNIPMLKDFHEEGHLRYMIMEMCKGQTLQSHLEKGKKFEKSEAAEYYDSSGGANIFPICHLDICMHA, from the coding sequence ATGGATTTTCTGACGGGACACATAATAAGAGGAAAATACGTGGTCGTTAAAGCATTGGGTCAGGGAAGCTCAGCAAAAGTTTATGAGTGTGAGGATATGCAAACCAGAAAACATTATGCTGTTAAAGTGGTCAAAAAAGCATATCAATCTGAAGAGAGCTCCATAATGAAGAAGTTATCTCATCCGAACATTCCGATGCTAAAAGATTTTCATGAAGAGGGACATTTAAGGTACATGATTATGGAAATGTGCAAAGGCCAGACACTCCAATCCCATCTTGAGAAGGGTAAAAAATTCGAGAAATCAGAAGCTGCAGAATATTATGACAGCTCTGGAGGTGCAAACATTTTTCCTATATGTCATCTAGATATTTGCATGCATGCGtaa
- the LOC122597521 gene encoding calcium-dependent protein kinase 2-like, protein MDFLKGHIIRGKYVVVKALGQGSSAKVYECEDMQTRKHYAVKVVKKAYQSEESSIMKLSHPNIPMLKDFHEEGHLRYMIMEMCKGQTLQSHLEKGKKFEESEAAVAMHNIMTALEVQTFFLYVI, encoded by the coding sequence ATGGATTTTCTGAAGGGACATATAATAAGAGGAAAATACGTGGTCGTTAAAGCATTGGGTCAGGGAAGCTCAGCAAAAGTTTATGAGTGTGAGGATATGCAAACCAGAAAACATTATGCTGTTAAAGTGGTCAAAAAAGCATATCAATCTGAAGAGAGCTCCATAATGAAGTTATCTCATCCGAACATTCCGATGCTAAAAGATTTTCATGAAGAGGGACATTTAAGGTACATGATTATGGAAATGTGCAAAGGTCAGACACTCCAATCCCATCTTGAGAAGGGTAAAAAATTCGAGGAATCAGAAGCTGCCGTGGCAATGCATAATATTATGACAGCTCTGGAGGTGCAAACATTTTTCCTATATGTCATCTAG
- the LOC122597522 gene encoding uncharacterized protein LOC122597522: MVNTPPGSVHTGNTPPASVHNEESESENEFETKISKLDFGNPLYLHASDITNTPLISLKSKGTENYNVWSCAMLLALETKNKKGFIDGTCVRPLDNEVLALQWDRCNAVVLSWILNCVTEELFLGQIFSKNATVVWNELKETYDKVDGVVTFNLHNKINSLCQNGSPLSEYYHKLNSLWKQFDALIKLRTCVCHAAKDFQEHNQLIKLM, encoded by the coding sequence atggtGAATACTCCTCCTGGTTCTGTTCATACTGGAAATACTCCTCCTGCTTCTGTGCATAATGAAGAATCTGAATcagaaaatgaatttgaaacTAAGATAAGTAAACTAGACTTTGGTAATCCTTTGTATTTGCATGCTAGTGACATCACTAATACTCCACTTATTAGTTTGAAATCAAAAGGTACTGAGAATTATAATGTTTGGAGTTGTGCTATGTTACTTGCTTTAGAAACTAAGAATAAAAAAGGATTTATTGATGGTACTTGTGTTAGACCTCTTGATAATGAAGTGTTAGCACTACAGTGGGATAGATGTAATGCTGTTGTCTTATCTTGGATTCTTAATTGTGTAACTGAAGAATTGTTTCTTGGacaaattttttctaaaaatgcgACTGTTGTTTGGAATGAATTAAAAGAAACTTATGATAAAGTTGATGGTGTTGTTACATTTAATCTTCATAATAAAATCAATTCCTTGTGTCAAAATGGTTCACCATTATCtgaatattatcataaacttAATTCTTTGTGGAAACAGTTTGATGCCTTGATTAAATTACGTACTTGTGTGTGCCATGCTGCTAAAGATTTTCAAGAACATAATCAGTTAATAAAACTAATGTAG
- the LOC122597524 gene encoding F-box/kelch-repeat protein At3g06240-like, whose amino-acid sequence MLASDVSAEEDQPRMENLPDDVLCYIFIRLQARLVGQMRCVSKPLNALLSQPYFIKSHLNHSIRNNYKSFILGRARFQNKLFCWPHGPEGIQLPANAPSEDAECFINGSINGLVCFSSYDNRSGDGFIHIWNPSLSAFLTLSPGSNIHSAGFHFIVRFGYDPKTDDYKVVNLNFSKQDNTYTSYGGIFYCKKWLQVEVYSMRQGCWHSITQRFPSHVCRIHYQNYPCVDGLDGNVYWLGDLGGERKLQTIVVFDLGAETFNEIALPNCIAYDNENPLAVLSGNLCLYSRDREGQSEVWKMDKYGVADSWVKSYMFPQNCGIVRPSGFTLSNDLLMTCYLHSIAWYNLNTAEVKYIENKEPFHGPESLWYIDSLVWVAPPKRIMGSKDGVHCNLFKRWIKDFLKSFKVKCIGWQHVIGSFTNK is encoded by the coding sequence ATGCTAGCTTCTGATGTATCAGCCGAAGAGGATCAGCCAAGAATGGAGAACCTCCCTGATGATGTTTTATGCTACATATTCATCCGTTTACAGGCACGATTGGTTGGTCAAATGAGATGTGTATCTAAGCCCTTGAATGCTCTTTTATCTCAaccttattttattaaatctcACCTTAATCATTCAATCCGCAACaactataaatcatttatcctTGGACGTGCCAGGTTCCAAAACAAACTATTCTGCTGGCCCCATGGTCCAGAAGGTATTCAACTTCCTGCTAACGCACCATCGGAAGATGCAGAGTGCTTTATTAACGGATCCATAAATGGCTTAGTATGCTTTTCAAGTTATGATAACAGGTCGGGTGATGGTTTTATTCACATTTGGAACCCTTCTCTCTCTGCCTTTTTAACTCTTTCACCGGGATCTAATATTCACTCGGCGGGTTTTCATTTCATTGTTCGGTTTGGTTATGATCCAAAAACTGATGACTACAAAGTTGTTAACCTTAACTTCTCCAAACAAGACAATACATACACATCTTATGGGGGgattttttattgtaaaaagtGGCTGCAAGTTGAGGTGTATAGCATGAGACAGGGTTGTTGGCATTCAATCACTCAAAGATTTCCGTCACATGTTTGTAGGATCCATTATCAAAATTATCCTTGCGTAGATGGACTTGATGGTAATGTTTATTGGCTCGGTGATCTTGGCGGGGAGAGGAAGCTACAAACAATAGTTGTATTTGATCTTGGTGCGGAGACTTTTAATGAGATAGCTCTTCCAAATTGTATAGCGTATGATAATGAAAATCCCTTAGCTGTTTTGTCAGGAAATCTTTGCTTGTATTCAAGAGATAGAGAGGGTCAGAGCGAGGTTTGGAAAATGGACAAGTATGGGGTGGCTGATTCATGGGTGAAAAGCTATATGTTTCCACAAAATTGTGGTATTGTAAGACCATCTGGATTCACGTTGAGTAATGACTTGCTTATGACATGTTACTTGCATAGTATCGCATGGTACAATCTGAATACAGCTGAGGTCAAATACATTGAGAATAAGGAACCTTTTCATGGACCCGAAAGTCTTTGGTATATTGACAGTCTCGTTTGGGTAGCACCTCCTAAACGCATTATGGGATCGAAAGATGGTGTTCACTGCAACTTATTCAAAAGATGGAttaaagattttcttaaaagttttaaGGTTAAGTGTATAGGATGGCAACATGTTATTGGCTCATTTACAAATAAATGA
- the LOC122597525 gene encoding peroxidase 24-like, with amino-acid sequence MAESFKHILSTRNFVAHCYTLFGVTEDATDGIQVKKDVSSVFQFRKEMWPVYTGRKDGKVSLASEVGANLPSANANFTTLLTQFRVKGLDLNDLVTLSGAHTIGNSRCVLVARRLYNFTGVGDADPSLDAAYAQQLRKICPNPQNPATILEMDPKSSLSFDSNYYRSVNQHKGLFVSDATLLTNQRSVLLSKVMEKPEVFFAQFAESMVRMGAIELLTGRQGEVRKNCRVVNSN; translated from the exons ATGGCAGAAA GCTTTAAGCATATACTCTCTACGCGTAATTTTGTTGCTCATTGCTACACCCTTTTTGGTGTTACGGAAGATGCTACAGACGGAATACAGGTGAAAAAGGATGTGTCCTCTGTTTTTCAG TTTCGAAAGGAAATGTGGCCAGTTTATACCGGAAGGAAAGACGGAAAGGTGTCATTGGCATCAGAAGTAGGTGCAAATTTACCATCTGCAAATGCCAATTTCACAACTCTTCTAACTCAATTTAGAGTCAAAGGCCTTGACCTTAACGATCTTGTCACTCTTTCAG ggGCACATACGATCGGGAACTCGCGTTGCGTCCTTGTTGCAAGAAGGCTTTACAACTTTACAGGTGTAGGAGATGCCGATCCTTCTCTCGACGCTGCATACGCACAACAATTGAGAAAAATCTGTCCAAACCCTCAAAATCCGGCTACTATTCTCGAAATGGACCCTAAGAGCTCGCTCTCCTTCGACTCCAATTACTATCGAAGTGTAAACCAGCATAAAGGTTTATTTGTATCAGATGCAACATTACTCACAAACCAACGATCGGTTTTACTATCAAAGGTTATGGAAAAGCCTGAGGTTTTCTTTGCTCAATTTGCTGAATCCATGGTTCGAATGGGCGCTATTGAACTACTTACAGGCAGACAAGGAGAAGTTAGAAAAAACTGTCGAGTTGTtaatagtaattaa
- the LOC122598257 gene encoding uncharacterized protein At2g24330-like yields MAEEKDVKELGEEKNDNSAKKGKKSIFSRFWNGLIRLHGDDFEKRLQYIHREEAIILARMKRRSMGWRKTARNIIVSSLVLEVIAIGYAIMITRSVILDSKMRALRVLPIFVLPVLSWALYSGLQGLMGMCDRRDQRTLESLRAERQTKINELKERTDYYNTQQLIQRYDPDPAAKAAAASVLASKLGADSGLHVFVDESHLNQHGIGKSSDTEWVQSSGLRRRNPSEARSPGSNFDKETFQYARSEASEISLPSELVVDHQNTVPIGPQDGGWVARLAALLVGEDPTQSYALICGNCHMHNGLARKEDFLVITYYCPHCHALNKPRNWDESSTAANSPNMRSLMTHSPNMKSVMAHPHALNRDNIPSDTNTPDMRSSTTHHRAMNKSRKSGEISYETDTIDMRSSKTHRYTLNRPENSDEKSSDCCTPNTKSPKTMANANLNEQNNDSMSRSGSPITTPVPEIKKVVAEDHATH; encoded by the exons ATGGCGGAAGAGAAAGACGTGAAGGAATTAGGTGAAGAAAAGAATGATAATTCGGCGAAAAAAGGGAAGAAAAGTATATTTTCTAGATTTTGGAATGGATTGATAAGGTTACATGGTGATGATTTTGAGAAAAGATTGCAATATATACATAGAGAAGAGGCTATCATTCTGGCTAGAATGAAGAGAAGATCTATGGGATGGAGGAAAACTGCTAGGAACATAATTGTATCTTCTCTTGTCCTTGAG gTTATTGCAATTGGATATGCTATAATGATAACGAGATCAGTGATACTAGACTCGAAAATGAGGGCATTGAGAGTATTGCCGATTTTTGTTTTGCCTGTTCTATCATGGGCTTTGTACTCTGGTCTTCAAGGTCTCATGGGAATGT GCGATCGCAGGGACCAGAGAACTTTAGAGAGTCTTCGAGCTGAAAGGCAAACGAAAATCAATGAACTTAAAGAAAGGACTGACTATTACAACACCCAGCAACTCATTCAG AGATATGACCCGGACCCAGCAGCAAAGGCAGCTGCTGCATCTGTTCTTGCGTCCAAATTAGGAGCAGATTCAGGCCTGCATGTGTTTGTAGATGAGTCACATCTTAACCAACATGGTATAGGAAAGAGCAGCGATACTGAGTGGGTGCAATCTAGTGGTCTCCGGAGACGGAACCCATCAGAAGCTAGATCTCCTGGAAGTAACTTTGATAAGGAAACATTTCAGTACGCCAGAAGTGAGGCATCTGAGATTTCTCTACCCAGTGAGCTAGTTGTTGACCATCAAAATACTGTACCTATTGGCCCACAAGATGGGGGTTGGGTCGCTAGGCTTGCTGCGCTGCTCGTAGGGGAGGATCCCACACAATCTTATGCACTCATATGTGGCAATTGCCATATGCACAATG GTCTAGCAAGGAAAGAGGATTTTCTAGTGATCACTTACTATTGTCCACACTGTCATGCCCTGAATAAACCAAGAAACTGGGACGAAAGTTCTACAGCTGCCAACAGCCCTAATATGAGGTCTTTAATGACACACAGTCCTAATATGAAGTCTGTAATGGCACATCCCCATGCCCTGAATAGAGACAATATTCCTTCAGATACCAACACCCCTGATATGAGATCTTCAACGACCCATCACCGTGCCATgaataaatcaagaaaatcaggTGAAATTTCTTATGAAACCGATACCATTGATATGAGATCTTCAAAGACACACCGCTATACCCTAAATAGACCAGAAAATTCAGACGAAAAGTCTTCAGATTGCTGCACCCCTAATACGAAATCACCAAAGACAATGGCCAATGCTAACTTaaatgaacaaaataatgacTCGATGAGCAGGAGTGGATCACCTATAACTACTCCTGTACCAGAGATCAAAAAAGTAGTTGCTGAGGATCATGCTACTCATTAA
- the LOC122598259 gene encoding probable beta-1,3-galactosyltransferase 14, whose protein sequence is MPIPKKFFQARSYPNSSLLTTAANRSKSPIFIIKTLCLVIGITVLLFLIIPKITTIGNTNNKCKYSKPLSVSVVWDKSGSGSGGAATDGDQKRHKVMGFVGIQTGFGSVERRKALRKTWMPSDHQGLQRLEEATGLAFRFIIGKTSDASKMAELKKEVEEYDDFLMLDIVEEYSKLPYKTLAFFKAAYALYDSEFYVKADDDIYLRPDRLSLLLAKERSHSQTYLGCMKKGPVFTDPKLKWYEPLGYMLGKEYFLHAYGPLYALSADVVASLSALRNDSFRMFSNEDVTIGAWMLAMNVNHEDNRQLCQSECTASFISVWDIPKCSGLCNPEKKMLELHKMESCANSPTLPSDED, encoded by the exons ATGCCAATACCTAAAAAATTCTTTCAAGCTCGATCCTATCCAAACAGCAGCTTATTAACAACAGCAGCTAATCGTAGTAAATCAccaatttttattataaaaacactCTGTTTAGTGATCGGCATAactgttttattatttttaattattccaAAAATCACAACAATTggaaatactaataataaatgTAAGTATAGTAAACCTCTATCTGTATCTGTTGTGTGGGATAAAAGTGGCAGTGGCAGTGGCGGTGCTGCTACTGATGGAGATCAGAAAAGACATAAAGTTATGGGATTTGTCGGAATTCAAACCGGTTTCGGATCGGTTGAGAGACGAAAAGCGTTGCGAAAGACTTGGATGCCTTCTGATCACCAAGGTCTTCAAAG ATTGGAAGAGGCTACAGGCTTAGCCTTCAGGTTTATCATTGGCAAGACTAGCGATGCATCAAAAATGGCGGAGCTTAAGAAAGAAGTGGAGGAATATGATGACTTCTTGATGTTGGATATTGTTGAGGAGTACAGTAAGCTTCCATACAAAAC GTTAGCCTTCTTCAAAGCTGCCTATGCACTATATGATTCTGAGTTTTATGTCAAAGCCGATGATGACATATATCTACGACCAG ATCGCCTCTCACTGCTCTTGGCAAAAGAACGTTCTCACTCACAGACTTATCTCGGATGCATGAAGAAAGGTCCTGTGTTCACCGACCCAAAACTCAAATG GTATGAACCTCTAGGATACATGCTTGGGAAAGagtactttcttcatgcttatGGTCCACTGTATGCTCTTTCTGCAGATGTTGTTGCAAGCTTGTCTGCTCTTAGAAACGATAG TTTCCGGATGTTTAGCAATGAGGATGTTACTATCGGCGCATGGATGCTTGCAATGAATGTCAACCATGAGGATAATCGTCAACTTTGTCAATCAGAATGTACTGCTTCATTCATTTCTGTGTGGGATATTCCCAAGTGTTCAG GGCTCTGTAACCCTGAAAAGAAGATGTTGGAACTTCATAAAATGGAAAGCTGTGCAAACAGCCCAACTTTACCATCCGATGAAGACTAG